Proteins encoded within one genomic window of Rossellomorea vietnamensis:
- a CDS encoding NADPH:quinone reductase, with amino-acid sequence MKAAWFSEFGSASEVLHVGEMDKPSPSHGEVLIRMHTSGVNPSDTKKRLGSFPELLDNGPVIPNSDGAGIIEAVGAGVPHSRIGERVWVYQAQYGRLHGTAAEYVSIDSKRAVPLPENTSFVEGACLGIPAMTAHRSVFSDGPVEGQWLLITGGAGRVGHYAIQWAKHAGAKVIATASNEEARRHCVEAGADYVVDHRSDGMVDEVLKITGGDKVDRVIDVEFGANLPRVLELIRIGGVIATYSSTVVTEPVLPFRDMMFMDLTLRMIIVYAMPESAKQAAIEDIIEALENDRLQHRIAETYALEDIATANQRIEDGGFYGCVVVKVEA; translated from the coding sequence ATGAAAGCAGCGTGGTTCAGTGAGTTTGGTTCAGCATCGGAGGTTCTTCATGTTGGGGAGATGGATAAGCCGTCCCCGTCACATGGGGAGGTTCTGATCCGGATGCATACGTCGGGTGTCAATCCTTCCGATACGAAGAAGCGTCTTGGGTCATTCCCGGAATTACTTGATAACGGTCCTGTCATCCCGAATAGTGACGGCGCAGGTATCATAGAAGCGGTTGGCGCTGGGGTTCCGCATTCACGCATCGGTGAACGGGTCTGGGTGTATCAAGCCCAGTATGGACGTCTCCACGGCACGGCCGCAGAGTATGTCTCCATTGATAGCAAGCGTGCCGTTCCTCTCCCGGAAAACACGAGCTTTGTGGAAGGGGCTTGTTTGGGGATTCCCGCCATGACCGCCCATCGGAGTGTATTCTCGGATGGCCCTGTAGAGGGGCAATGGCTGTTGATCACGGGTGGTGCCGGACGGGTTGGGCACTATGCGATTCAATGGGCGAAGCATGCAGGGGCAAAGGTGATTGCGACAGCGAGTAATGAGGAAGCACGGAGGCACTGCGTTGAGGCAGGAGCAGATTATGTAGTGGACCATCGTAGTGACGGAATGGTGGATGAGGTGCTTAAGATCACGGGTGGAGACAAGGTTGATCGGGTGATTGATGTTGAATTTGGTGCGAATCTTCCGAGAGTTCTGGAGCTGATCCGTATCGGTGGAGTGATCGCGACCTACTCCTCCACCGTTGTAACGGAACCCGTTTTGCCTTTCAGGGACATGATGTTCATGGACTTAACCCTTCGAATGATCATTGTATACGCCATGCCGGAAAGTGCGAAGCAGGCGGCGATCGAGGATATTATAGAGGCACTTGAGAATGATCGATTACAGCATCGGATTGCAGAGACGTATGCGTTGGAGGACATTGCGACGGCGAATCAACGGATAGAAGATGGTGGGTTTTATGGGTGTGTGGTGGTGAAGGTGGAAGCATAG
- a CDS encoding VOC family protein, protein MILGLHHVQITIPKGSENEGKDFYCRLLGLPEMEKPDSLKGRGGFWLKVGDRDVHVGTEDGVDRSKTKAHLAYQVDDISTWRNVLEKHNIQILEGIPIPGFERFEFRDPFGNRVEMIQAV, encoded by the coding sequence ATGATCCTAGGTCTACACCACGTCCAAATCACGATTCCAAAAGGCTCTGAGAACGAAGGGAAAGACTTCTATTGCCGTCTTCTTGGCTTACCTGAAATGGAAAAACCCGACTCCCTAAAAGGTCGGGGCGGGTTTTGGCTAAAAGTCGGGGACAGAGATGTTCACGTCGGCACGGAAGATGGGGTCGACCGTTCCAAGACGAAAGCGCACTTGGCTTATCAGGTCGATGATATCTCCACTTGGAGAAATGTGCTAGAGAAACATAACATTCAAATCCTTGAAGGAATCCCGATACCCGGATTCGAACGTTTCGAGTTCAGGGATCCATTTGGGAATCGGGTGGAAATGATTCAAGCGGTTTAG
- a CDS encoding CsbD family protein, with protein sequence MRENHDQTSGKQKQVKGDLKKGLGKLTNDDSMIAEGERDKDKGKMQEKVGDVKETVKKNW encoded by the coding sequence ATGAGAGAAAATCATGATCAAACAAGTGGAAAGCAAAAACAGGTTAAAGGAGATTTGAAGAAAGGCTTAGGAAAACTGACAAACGACGATTCTATGATTGCAGAAGGCGAACGCGACAAGGATAAAGGGAAGATGCAAGAAAAAGTTGGAGATGTGAAGGAAACTGTCAAGAAGAATTGGTAA
- a CDS encoding VOC family protein, producing the protein MITKVGQIMLYVNNQDEAVQFWTETVGFTVKAEEDNGQGMRWIEVAPTKDAETSIILHNKELVAKMSPGLNLGTPSLMFFTDRFYELYTGLSNKKVKVGEIVDMPGGRVFNFADHEENYFAVMEMK; encoded by the coding sequence ATGATCACGAAAGTCGGTCAAATTATGTTATACGTCAATAACCAGGATGAGGCAGTCCAATTTTGGACGGAAACAGTAGGGTTCACAGTGAAGGCCGAGGAAGATAACGGTCAGGGAATGCGATGGATTGAAGTGGCCCCGACGAAGGATGCTGAAACGAGCATCATCCTTCACAACAAAGAATTGGTGGCCAAAATGTCACCTGGCTTGAATCTGGGTACCCCTTCTTTAATGTTTTTCACTGATCGATTTTATGAGCTCTATACTGGTTTATCCAATAAAAAAGTCAAAGTAGGGGAAATCGTCGACATGCCCGGGGGCAGAGTATTCAACTTTGCCGACCATGAAGAAAATTATTTTGCAGTGATGGAGATGAAGTAG
- a CDS encoding DUF4181 domain-containing protein gives MFWLKFVLVALVVFALISFVKFILRRTLKIEKVQKEFFSNNYINESHRKVDKWVRRLTGLSLAIIILVQINNDAFNYLLIVGLIFTSMLDYGMKAFFEYRYSEVPKQAILTVTEWFMVLTAVVVVLQLGVLGSF, from the coding sequence ATGTTCTGGTTGAAGTTTGTCTTGGTTGCGTTGGTGGTGTTTGCCCTTATCTCATTTGTTAAATTTATTTTACGTAGAACGTTGAAGATCGAGAAAGTACAGAAGGAATTCTTTTCTAATAACTATATTAATGAGTCGCATCGTAAAGTGGACAAATGGGTGAGGCGTTTGACCGGGCTCAGCTTAGCTATAATCATACTGGTTCAGATTAACAATGATGCCTTTAATTACTTATTGATAGTGGGTTTGATTTTTACCTCCATGCTCGACTATGGTATGAAAGCATTCTTTGAGTATAGATATAGTGAAGTCCCGAAGCAGGCGATTTTAACAGTAACAGAATGGTTCATGGTGTTGACAGCCGTAGTGGTTGTGTTGCAGTTGGGGGTGCTTGGTTCTTTTTAA
- a CDS encoding GNAT family N-acetyltransferase translates to MIHILKANEDHVKGIRKVCSDGNWATYREIYAKEYIERVIEEFYNEERILKEVTTSNREWGGYFVAIDKGEVIGAGGGGMIGDNEGELYVLYLDPTRRNEGIGTLLLEAITQQQKEEFHAGKQWVSVQKGNEKGIPFYEARGFVFEREQDGYGNKEDEDYRSLRYYRFI, encoded by the coding sequence ATGATACATATCCTGAAAGCAAACGAGGATCATGTTAAAGGGATAAGAAAAGTCTGTTCGGATGGGAATTGGGCAACTTACCGGGAGATATATGCGAAAGAATATATTGAGAGAGTGATAGAAGAATTTTATAACGAAGAACGGATATTAAAAGAAGTGACCACATCGAACCGGGAGTGGGGTGGATACTTTGTCGCAATTGATAAAGGTGAAGTCATTGGCGCTGGTGGAGGTGGGATGATTGGTGATAACGAGGGAGAACTGTATGTCTTATACCTGGATCCAACCAGGCGAAATGAAGGAATCGGGACACTCTTGTTAGAGGCCATCACCCAGCAGCAGAAGGAAGAATTCCATGCAGGGAAGCAGTGGGTGTCTGTGCAAAAAGGGAATGAGAAAGGGATTCCTTTTTACGAAGCGAGAGGGTTTGTGTTTGAGCGTGAGCAAGATGGCTATGGGAATAAGGAAGACGAGGACTATCGATCATTGAGGTATTACCGTTTCATTTGA
- a CDS encoding cupin domain-containing protein → MVKREVLSSEGSMMLVKVELSEGFVGDIDQHPEEQLSFIEKGQVEFEVDGEKRILSQGDTQYIPSSIQHRVKVLEECVILDMFSPIRKDLLEG, encoded by the coding sequence ATGGTAAAAAGAGAAGTGTTAAGCAGTGAAGGCTCCATGATGCTCGTAAAGGTGGAACTCTCGGAAGGCTTCGTCGGTGATATCGACCAGCATCCGGAAGAGCAATTGAGCTTCATTGAAAAAGGGCAAGTGGAGTTCGAAGTCGATGGAGAAAAAAGAATCCTGAGTCAAGGGGATACGCAGTATATACCATCAAGCATCCAGCATCGGGTGAAGGTGCTCGAGGAATGTGTGATTTTGGATATGTTCTCGCCGATTCGGAAGGACTTGCTGGAGGGATAA
- a CDS encoding PadR family transcriptional regulator, whose amino-acid sequence MDKSLLTSLTTELRRGTLTLAVLSQLRTPQYGYSLVQLLEKSGISMEQSTLYPLLRRLEKQELVTSSWDRTESRPRRYYVLSEYGIEILVQLQTEWEKMSGELAILLKGDEEG is encoded by the coding sequence ATGGATAAGTCACTGCTGACATCGTTGACGACCGAATTGCGGAGGGGGACGTTGACCCTGGCCGTATTGAGTCAATTGCGGACACCGCAATATGGATACTCACTCGTTCAATTATTGGAGAAAAGCGGAATTTCGATGGAGCAGAGTACGCTGTATCCACTGCTGCGCCGGTTGGAGAAACAGGAACTGGTCACAAGCAGCTGGGACCGGACGGAAAGCAGGCCGAGGAGATATTATGTGCTGAGCGAATACGGCATTGAGATTCTCGTGCAATTACAGACCGAATGGGAAAAGATGTCTGGGGAATTGGCCATTCTATTAAAAGGGGATGAGGAAGGATGA
- a CDS encoding HAAS signaling domain-containing protein — protein sequence MKLVELYIQEVMRRLPEKNRDDIALELKSTIEDMLPDDYTEEDVREVLTSLGNPAVLASNYQDRPMHLIGPRYYDLYLTLLKIILPLSVGITFIVLAVSSVLSYSGESNPIEVLLSIVGNGLGEAIGTAMQVFFWLTLTFAVIERTVSTDSQLPITMKGKEWTPHDLKDIPYIPKEKRISKFEIFGGLAWTIIWATCYFKASSIVGMYEKTDSGRIFTPFFNGDVLIGYWPLVVFLIALELHLLLKKWKAGVWTKKLAIVNAVYQFIPVLAFMFMFRNMDLLNPGFIDRIQELFNGSFNFQWLYLTISVALLVAAVINSYDGFKKAWKHGDGSAASI from the coding sequence ATGAAGCTTGTTGAACTCTATATTCAAGAAGTGATGAGAAGGCTTCCGGAGAAGAACCGGGACGATATTGCCTTGGAATTGAAATCGACGATTGAAGACATGCTGCCGGACGATTACACAGAAGAGGATGTGAGAGAGGTCCTAACTTCACTAGGAAATCCGGCGGTGCTGGCTTCGAATTATCAAGACAGGCCGATGCATCTGATCGGGCCGAGATATTATGATCTATATTTAACGCTACTAAAGATCATTCTCCCGCTTTCCGTCGGGATCACGTTCATCGTGTTGGCCGTTTCATCTGTTTTGAGCTATTCAGGGGAATCAAATCCCATCGAGGTCCTCTTGTCGATTGTAGGAAATGGGCTGGGCGAGGCAATCGGAACAGCCATGCAGGTATTCTTTTGGCTGACCCTCACATTTGCCGTCATCGAGCGGACCGTTTCAACGGACAGTCAGCTTCCCATCACCATGAAAGGGAAAGAGTGGACGCCCCATGACTTGAAAGACATCCCCTATATTCCGAAAGAAAAACGAATTTCCAAGTTTGAGATTTTCGGAGGCTTGGCTTGGACGATCATCTGGGCAACCTGTTACTTTAAAGCCTCAAGTATCGTCGGTATGTATGAAAAGACGGACAGCGGAAGAATATTCACTCCTTTTTTCAACGGTGATGTACTCATCGGATATTGGCCGTTGGTCGTGTTCCTGATCGCCCTGGAACTTCACCTGCTCCTTAAAAAGTGGAAAGCGGGGGTATGGACCAAGAAGCTTGCGATCGTGAATGCAGTCTACCAATTCATTCCCGTTCTAGCCTTTATGTTTATGTTCAGAAATATGGACTTGCTGAATCCTGGATTTATCGATCGAATCCAGGAACTATTCAACGGCTCCTTCAACTTCCAGTGGCTGTACCTGACCATATCCGTTGCGTTACTCGTCGCAGCGGTGATCAACAGCTATGACGGATTTAAAAAAGCCTGGAAGCATGGGGACGGTTCTGCTGCTTCCATTTGA
- a CDS encoding DUF4181 domain-containing protein — MGFFFLKIMLILMIYLLLMYTFHQGISSWLGVGKRKIFSHDIINIINIINEHHEKADTSHRKIMLSALFSCVIIDVIFDYEHWYQNPYSYMLLLLISGSFLKAYMEWKYVENKRECTYTVLETSFGYGLLLLLLTVGIELVF; from the coding sequence ATGGGATTCTTCTTCTTAAAAATCATGCTCATCTTGATGATCTACCTTTTGCTGATGTACACATTCCACCAAGGGATAAGCAGCTGGCTCGGTGTGGGCAAACGGAAAATATTTTCCCATGATATCATTAATATCATTAATATCATTAATGAACACCATGAAAAAGCGGATACATCACACAGGAAAATCATGTTGAGCGCCTTGTTCTCATGTGTCATTATAGATGTTATTTTTGATTATGAGCATTGGTATCAAAATCCTTACTCTTACATGCTGCTCCTTCTCATCAGCGGTTCATTCTTGAAAGCCTACATGGAATGGAAGTATGTTGAGAATAAACGTGAATGTACCTATACAGTATTGGAAACGAGTTTCGGATATGGTCTATTACTCTTGTTATTAACAGTGGGAATTGAATTGGTTTTCTAA
- a CDS encoding STAS domain-containing protein has translation MIDQGRQTYTKAICEKVLSQKQELIVEKDNLRSSEYRNIESKLHSWREDIIDIYAKSIESDLDTAFEKLKEWGSEAVDTLVNFNLPLEVALDEVRDYRNLIGQIMKEEASKFDMSFDQFYDLISDFDAVVDRAIYWLTMSYSRRFYTRINAAEATALELSIPVIKITKQVGVLPLIGDIDTERAQELMDKALSKGNDLSLEYMVIDLSGVPIIDTMVADRIFKVVDALSLIGIETILSGIRPEIAQTMTHLGIDSSNIAVTSSLHIALEKFLQA, from the coding sequence ATGATCGATCAAGGCAGACAAACATATACGAAAGCAATCTGTGAGAAAGTATTGAGCCAAAAGCAAGAGCTGATTGTCGAAAAGGATAATTTACGGTCAAGCGAGTACCGCAATATAGAATCTAAGCTTCATAGTTGGCGTGAGGATATCATCGACATTTATGCAAAATCGATTGAGAGCGACCTGGACACGGCCTTCGAAAAATTAAAGGAATGGGGATCGGAAGCGGTCGACACACTGGTTAACTTCAATCTTCCTTTGGAAGTGGCCCTGGATGAAGTGAGGGATTACCGGAATTTAATCGGGCAAATCATGAAAGAGGAAGCTTCCAAATTCGATATGTCATTTGATCAATTCTATGACCTGATCTCTGATTTTGATGCAGTGGTGGACAGGGCCATATATTGGCTGACCATGTCGTATTCAAGAAGATTTTATACACGGATCAATGCGGCAGAAGCGACAGCTTTGGAGTTATCCATCCCGGTGATCAAAATCACGAAGCAAGTGGGAGTTCTCCCATTGATCGGGGACATAGACACCGAAAGAGCTCAGGAACTGATGGATAAAGCACTCTCAAAAGGGAACGATTTATCACTGGAATACATGGTCATTGACCTATCCGGCGTTCCGATCATCGATACGATGGTGGCAGACCGCATCTTCAAGGTAGTGGATGCCCTATCCCTGATCGGAATCGAAACCATCCTATCCGGAATCAGACCCGAGATCGCCCAGACCATGACCCACCTTGGAATCGACTCCTCCAATATCGCTGTAACCTCCAGCCTTCATATTGCTTTGGAGAAATTTTTACAAGCATAG
- a CDS encoding DUF5412 domain-containing protein — protein sequence MKTYLNNGGATVNYAVLGVLFSNEKNDDSKHIYWQYEETAGEINWIDEDTVTINGQKINVPDGKYDYRHP from the coding sequence GTGAAAACGTACTTGAATAACGGTGGAGCTACGGTGAATTATGCCGTTCTTGGAGTTTTATTTTCGAATGAAAAAAATGACGACTCCAAACATATTTATTGGCAATATGAAGAGACGGCGGGGGAAATCAATTGGATCGATGAAGATACCGTTACGATTAATGGTCAAAAAATTAACGTTCCTGATGGAAAGTATGATTATCGGCATCCATGA
- a CDS encoding AraC family transcriptional regulator has translation MDWLVRMNRVLDYIEDHLEQDIDYKHLAQIAYCSEFHFSRMFASLSGITLSEYIRRRRLTRAAFDLQKSDIRILEVANKYGYESADSFSRAFKKTHGIKPSECRHEGVSLKAFPKISFQLTIKGDTEMEYRIEHLEFDIKLAGKGETVNTNRAFKIIPNLWSKAKKEGFMQELIDLSWENPKCSLEGILGVCGKEAAIMDEEFTYFMGVRYDIEPREGMETLIIPPSTWAVFPNVREAWKRLYAEWVPTSGYELANLPCIECYYGPGHKPRHELWVPVVKR, from the coding sequence ATGGACTGGCTAGTGAGAATGAACCGGGTGTTGGATTACATAGAAGATCATCTGGAGCAGGACATTGATTACAAACATTTAGCACAGATTGCGTACTGCTCGGAGTTTCATTTTTCCAGAATGTTTGCCTCACTATCGGGGATTACACTCTCTGAATATATCAGACGCAGAAGATTGACACGGGCGGCTTTTGATTTACAAAAATCGGACATCCGGATTTTAGAAGTGGCAAATAAGTATGGCTATGAGTCTGCTGATTCTTTTTCCCGTGCGTTTAAAAAGACTCATGGAATCAAACCATCTGAATGCCGTCATGAAGGGGTCTCTTTGAAAGCTTTTCCGAAAATATCCTTTCAATTGACGATAAAAGGGGACACGGAGATGGAATATCGAATCGAGCATTTAGAATTTGACATCAAATTGGCAGGAAAAGGGGAAACAGTCAACACCAATAGAGCCTTCAAAATCATCCCGAACCTTTGGAGTAAAGCGAAGAAAGAAGGCTTCATGCAGGAATTAATTGATCTGTCGTGGGAAAACCCGAAATGCTCATTGGAAGGCATATTGGGAGTTTGTGGAAAAGAAGCAGCGATCATGGATGAGGAATTCACGTATTTCATGGGGGTACGGTATGACATTGAGCCTCGTGAAGGAATGGAAACGCTCATCATTCCCCCAAGTACGTGGGCTGTGTTCCCGAATGTTCGAGAAGCCTGGAAACGGCTATATGCTGAATGGGTACCGACTTCAGGATATGAACTGGCAAATTTACCTTGCATTGAATGTTATTATGGCCCTGGGCATAAGCCTCGGCATGAGTTGTGGGTGCCGGTTGTTAAAAGATAG
- a CDS encoding ABC transporter permease subunit, whose amino-acid sequence MNKALRTPLHFLIVFIGLFLLSGISALLDYDTELVINMGAYGLRLWDTILELTSPSSIIVLWGVGDKKYGMFEIFSSTYPYSFTILFISFVAAIMISVVASYLMMLMPRKLYRASEKVVNVLDGIPDVFLVVLFQLFIIWLFKRTDVLLFDIYTTGEEKIYTLPVICLSFLPVVFLVKQFIFQLKEEEGKPYVEFSYSKGFKKSYTIWFHVFRNVWIHFFLHLKPIFLLMLSNLLVIEILFNIKGFMTVLLRTATSSSPAFFVGMLLIFVPFYIVFTIGSLLLKKWLKGGEYNV is encoded by the coding sequence ATGAATAAAGCATTACGCACGCCTTTGCACTTTTTGATTGTGTTCATCGGTTTGTTTTTACTCAGCGGCATCAGCGCTTTATTAGATTATGATACAGAACTTGTCATTAATATGGGGGCATACGGCCTTAGGCTATGGGATACGATCCTTGAACTCACCTCCCCTTCTTCCATAATTGTCCTGTGGGGCGTTGGTGATAAAAAGTACGGGATGTTCGAGATTTTTTCCAGCACCTATCCCTATTCGTTCACCATTTTGTTCATCTCCTTTGTGGCTGCCATCATGATTTCAGTGGTCGCCAGTTACCTGATGATGCTCATGCCCAGGAAGCTTTACCGCGCTTCGGAAAAAGTAGTCAACGTTCTCGACGGAATCCCGGATGTATTCCTCGTCGTATTATTCCAATTGTTTATCATCTGGCTATTTAAAAGAACGGATGTCCTCTTATTCGACATCTATACGACCGGGGAAGAAAAGATTTATACGCTTCCCGTCATTTGCCTCTCGTTCCTGCCCGTTGTGTTTTTAGTGAAACAATTCATATTCCAGCTGAAGGAAGAAGAGGGCAAACCTTATGTAGAATTCTCCTATTCAAAAGGGTTCAAGAAGAGTTACACAATCTGGTTCCATGTGTTCCGGAATGTATGGATTCACTTCTTCCTGCATTTGAAGCCGATCTTTCTGCTCATGCTTTCGAACCTTCTTGTCATCGAGATTTTATTTAATATCAAAGGCTTCATGACGGTCCTGCTCAGAACGGCCACCTCGTCATCGCCGGCCTTTTTCGTAGGGATGCTTCTCATCTTCGTCCCGTTCTACATCGTGTTTACGATCGGTTCCCTACTGTTGAAGAAATGGTTGAAAGGGGGAGAATACAATGTCTAA
- a CDS encoding DUF2959 domain-containing protein, translating into MADKKKTPKEYSPSEKKYDRHNENARAAASLKSEAPRISTDNL; encoded by the coding sequence ATGGCCGACAAAAAGAAAACACCCAAAGAATACAGCCCATCCGAAAAGAAATACGACCGACACAACGAAAACGCCAGAGCAGCAGCCTCTCTGAAATCCGAAGCCCCAAGGATCAGTACAGATAACCTTTGA
- the add gene encoding adenosine deaminase, with protein sequence MNYSKMPKIELHCHLDGSVRPETIIDLAKKDGIHIPSFDREEMRGELIAPLDCESLDEYLEKFSIPNDVMQSKENLKRITFELYEDASGENVKYMEVRFAPLLHTRKGLSVEEIIESVIEGMKEAEEQFDIKGNIILCCMRTMSPESAFEVVEKGKNFLGKGVVAIDLCASEEEGFCREFIEPIALAREYGYRVTIHAGETGIGRNVLEAVEWLGAERIGHGVYITDCPEAYQVVKEKGIVLEICPTSNVQTKAVEEFRDHPLYDFHRDGIKITINTDNRTVSDTTMTKECELVWGEFAMNEEDYRAIYMNSVEAAFASDEVKAGLRRYL encoded by the coding sequence ATGAATTATTCAAAAATGCCTAAAATTGAACTACACTGCCACTTGGATGGGAGTGTAAGACCTGAAACGATCATTGATTTAGCAAAGAAGGACGGGATCCATATCCCTTCATTTGATAGGGAAGAGATGAGAGGAGAACTCATTGCCCCATTGGACTGTGAATCATTGGATGAATACTTGGAGAAATTCTCGATTCCCAATGACGTGATGCAGTCGAAAGAAAATTTGAAGAGAATCACCTTTGAGCTGTATGAAGATGCATCGGGTGAAAACGTGAAATACATGGAGGTCCGGTTCGCCCCGTTGCTCCACACACGGAAGGGATTATCGGTCGAAGAGATCATTGAAAGTGTGATCGAGGGCATGAAAGAGGCGGAAGAACAATTTGATATCAAAGGAAATATCATTCTATGTTGCATGAGGACGATGTCTCCGGAAAGTGCCTTTGAGGTCGTGGAAAAGGGGAAGAACTTCCTCGGAAAAGGAGTCGTCGCAATTGATTTATGTGCGTCCGAAGAGGAAGGATTCTGCAGGGAATTCATTGAACCGATTGCCCTCGCAAGAGAATATGGCTACAGAGTTACGATTCACGCCGGTGAAACGGGAATCGGTAGAAATGTTCTCGAGGCGGTTGAATGGCTCGGGGCCGAACGAATCGGGCACGGTGTTTACATAACAGACTGTCCTGAGGCCTATCAGGTTGTAAAAGAGAAGGGGATCGTCCTTGAAATCTGCCCGACCAGTAATGTCCAAACGAAAGCTGTGGAGGAGTTCCGTGATCACCCACTGTACGATTTTCACCGGGACGGAATTAAGATCACCATCAATACGGACAATAGAACCGTATCGGATACGACGATGACGAAGGAATGTGAACTTGTCTGGGGTGAATTTGCGATGAATGAAGAGGATTATCGGGCGATTTACATGAACAGTGTCGAAGCTGCTTTTGCGAGTGATGAGGTGAAGGCTGGGTTGAGGAGGTATTTGTAG
- a CDS encoding GNAT family N-acetyltransferase — protein MSWKVKSFNELSTHELYEILQVRTQVFVVEQECPYLEVDGKDVHAHHLYKEENGEVLAYARLLPAGVSYNEPSIGRVLVKEGHRRKGFASELMKRGLAFIHNEWGEQPVKIQAQEYLREFYGSFGFKAITETYLDDGIPHIDMILQNPTS, from the coding sequence ATGAGCTGGAAAGTAAAAAGCTTCAATGAACTATCAACCCACGAACTATATGAAATATTACAAGTAAGGACCCAGGTTTTTGTCGTGGAACAGGAATGTCCCTACCTGGAAGTCGACGGGAAAGATGTGCACGCCCATCATCTTTATAAGGAAGAAAACGGTGAGGTGTTGGCCTATGCACGGCTTTTACCTGCGGGTGTTTCCTACAACGAACCGTCCATCGGGAGGGTCCTCGTGAAGGAAGGTCATCGTCGGAAAGGGTTCGCAAGCGAATTGATGAAAAGAGGACTGGCTTTTATTCATAATGAGTGGGGGGAGCAACCGGTGAAGATCCAGGCACAGGAATATTTGCGGGAGTTTTATGGTTCATTTGGATTCAAGGCGATCACGGAAACCTATTTGGATGATGGGATTCCACACATCGATATGATATTGCAGAATCCTACCAGTTAA
- a CDS encoding SRPBCC domain-containing protein has translation MSNSNQMLSRVEDDRVLVLERIFDAPRDLVFSMFKEPEHLQNWWGPRGWELPVCHMDFRPGGVWHYCMKCADRGQGQFFGMESWGKGMYKEIIEPEKIVYVDVFSDAEGQTNEDMPATEVTLEFFEMDGKTKLVNRSVYSSAEALKTVLDMGMEQGITETWDRLEEALQKLN, from the coding sequence ATGTCTAACAGCAATCAAATGCTTTCAAGAGTGGAGGATGACCGGGTACTTGTGCTGGAGAGGATCTTCGATGCACCGCGTGACCTGGTATTCAGTATGTTCAAAGAGCCCGAGCATCTTCAAAATTGGTGGGGACCAAGAGGCTGGGAGCTTCCTGTGTGCCATATGGATTTCCGGCCGGGCGGAGTGTGGCATTACTGCATGAAGTGCGCGGACCGGGGTCAGGGACAATTCTTCGGGATGGAATCCTGGGGAAAAGGGATGTATAAAGAAATCATTGAACCGGAGAAGATCGTCTATGTCGATGTGTTCTCGGATGCGGAAGGTCAGACGAACGAAGACATGCCGGCAACGGAAGTGACGTTGGAGTTCTTTGAAATGGACGGTAAGACGAAGTTGGTCAATCGTTCTGTATACTCTTCTGCAGAAGCCCTCAAGACCGTCCTGGATATGGGAATGGAACAGGGTATCACGGAAACGTGGGATCGGCTGGAAGAAGCCCTGCAAAAGCTAAATTAA